The Perca fluviatilis chromosome 3, GENO_Pfluv_1.0, whole genome shotgun sequence nucleotide sequence ctttaaatcgatcacaatcgtcttgagcggtgctaagcaccggagaaaagccaCAATGCCGCTTCAAAATGGGCtcggaaggaatttgttttggtggaacgtgtacgtttaaaagttgttttagtcatgcaacagaaaactcagattggacagatagtctagctagctgtctggatttaccctgcagagatctgagaaaaggttaaccatagtcctcataaatcgaccggagtttaaaatgccaacacaaaggaagcccaaggcaacggatatccggcctaaatgagtgaaatacGGCGGATTTtccgtcggcaacggagcaatcccggaagtggaatgtcaaggatatagactaccagaTGTCtagtgctgggataaagcctgacattgCGCTGAACTTATTTGTGCAAGGGCACCGCTGCTGCATTTGGGGCTTAGCgcagcccaagacgattgtgattggtttaaagaaatacaaacaacccgGAGCGTTTTTTCCCTTATCCCAAAATAAATatcggtgtagccagaccatactcactgacacagcactgtggagataggtctggcaatgcaagactactacTGTACCTACAGAGTAAGTCAGCCTGCTTAGAAATCAAGAGTAATAATAGAGAAATATAGCAAATGGAgatttacaaaaagaaaaatgatattTTGATCCTAGTTTTGTCTTCCTCTTTTGCTTCTCAGAGTCTGACTGTAGTGGCAAGCAACCGCAAAATATTACTAAGTTGCTCCAGGGTTGAACAAATCTGACCCCTCGGTGTTCATTCTTAGCTCTAACTGTTTTACTGATAAATTGATATCTACTCTGTGCCGTGTATACCACAGATTGCTGCAAAGTTACATCCAATCCAGTCTGAAGGATGGCCAAGGAGGACCAGAAATTAGCACCTGGGAGCAAGGTAGACATCTCCCATCGCTTTGATTATCATTAGCAAATACATACTCTGATTATACAGACAGCTGTTTACTGAAATGCTGAACAATGTCTCAGGTTCTAATAAAGTAATTGTCTATGACTTTGGCATGACAAATCAAAATTCTTGATTCCCCTTAGTGTCCCAAACCCTCAGttgttactgtaacattactgcccttgtgtttgtgtgtaaacagTACAGGAGTTTTATTCTGTACAGTCCCTGCAGGTATCCTACAGCAGTATATCAAATGTGTTTGGGATTAAACATGTCAGTCTTCTCCTGCTTTTTGTCAGAGGTGTTCTTCCTGTTTCGTCTTTATGATTACGATCGCAGTGGGCTCCTGGATGGCTTGGAGATGATGAAGCTACTTTCAGACTATAACTCCCATCATACACCTGGAGCACAGGCCAATGAGCCGGTGAGGAGGAGTGGCAGTCTACTTTTACATACCTagcctcgcattgccagacctagctCCATTGCACtatggagtaaggtctggctacaccactgacacattcaggagaaaaaaagctcttcaaaccaatcacaatcatcttggcgGAACTAAGGTCCGGATGCAGCGACGATGGCTCAACAAAATAGTCTCGGAAAGGGACTTATTCTGATCGAACATTTGTACCccgcaaaaaaaattatacataaaatattaaattaagttaactgttcgcacaacacagtaacatgagctattatattagctggatacatggctaaacgtaatttgctcttactagtgtatgtgtacttcgtccatagcaatcccaccaattggTCCataaatgtcccagttagatagtcaatgctgtaaacatattctttgtaaatctttacaatcgttcctcaaaagaaccaagcaggcctgccttattgcacaatctaaattttcttcaaagcttgccattttcagcatgtagcttgctagctcaaagcttgttgttgtttcctgtagTGAAGTTGATGTtaaaaacagcaacacacagagagcgtaCGTGATGTCAGGATTTATCCTGtaaatgtacttccattgatccagactagtacATACCTAACACTTTCATACTTTTTGGGCTGTTTATCTGacctgaagtgtgtgtgtgtgtgtgtgtgtgtgtgtgtgtgtgtgtgtgtgtgtgtgtgtgtgtgtgtgtgtgtgtgtgtgtgtgtgtgtgtgtgtgtgtgtgtgtgtgtgtgtgtgtgtgtgttttttttttttttttttttttcccgagTCCAGGTTGTGTCTATGGTAGATTTTTTACTCCAGACTCAGGATCTAAACCAGGACGGCCTATTGGCCCCATCCGAGCTGCTGTCTCCTTCATTACCTCACACACAGGTactgtacatttacatttttcttatGTATAGTAATGATCGTCTTTAAGCCACAACAGATTTTGACAATAGTCAACGTTttgatatataaatacagtaaaataaacatgaaagTTTAATCTTGACCTTGGAAATAGTAGTTTGACAAAGCAATCCCAAGTCAAGGTCCACTttctagatttttttaaatgtatgaaaacattacaaaatattGATGTatcaaatatattatataaaaataaaaaaatagtaaatGCACCTTAAGTTTGCAATCGTTTTGTTATATTTTGATAGGATACATGATGATAGGAttagtttttatgttttaccACCAATTAACATGTAGACAGAGatagttttacattttaaatgtaattttattttggtttactgAGCTGTACCTAGTTTTATTTTCAGCTTCATTTGTGGTTAACTGACTGCATTAACGCACCTTCTCCACCATAGGACTCCAGCAACAACAATGCACCTCACCAGAAGCAGGAGGTGGCAGCGGAGGAGAAGCTGTCAAACCCAAGCACTGACGAGGGCAAGGCAGGAGCAGCAGAGCACAGAGAGGAGGCTCATAAGAAGGTGCAGCCTCATGATGAAGAGCAACCTCAACAGGAAGTaaagacagaagaagaagagctcatAAATCAAGTAGATGAACAGCATGGACAACAAATCCCAGAAGCCCTAGCAGCAGAACAGGGACAGGACCACAAAGTGCCTGTTCATCAGGGGCAACCAGAGATGTGAatgtacacacacgcacacacacacacacacacactggtccaCATAATAATTTCTAAATAATGATAGTTAAAAAATACCACTGATGAGCTTTCTCTTGATTACAGTTCTGAGATTCTACTATCcatttattttgactgataaacACATAGTTGGTTGAGTAATGATGAAGATGTATTGAAAGTACTTCTCTCGCtatatttgaaaatgttttctacaACCAATTGGTATTAGTTATGGTATGCAAAGATTCCGTGAGCTGTTAAAGGGGCAAAAGTCCTCAATTCAAAACGCAATACTATTCATATAAGTAAAACGGAAGCCATCCTTAATAGGgatcaaatatttttttctgttcccAGCTAATTTTATACAAAAGTTGTTAATCTAATTTTAAATCATTTGAAAGGTGTAAgatgtgtattttatttgcTTTAATGTATTGCATACTccttatgtatttgtgttttcatGTACACACTGATTGGCCTTATTGTGTCTGACCCACTCTAGGATTAGGATTTCCACCTAGTAGTTATGCATCAGGACTGTTATGTAGTTATGTCTTTTACAGACAGCTTCATTTAGCCATGAAATTACATTTGGTCTTCCTTGAGTATTTCCTCAGCATTCACAATGACTTAATTAatttactaaataaaataaggttaatcagaaaaaacacatttattataATGCGGTATTGACTAAGTCTTTATTTCTTTTGATGTACTTGTATTCGATCGAATAATCACTTAGTTTTGATGAGGATTTTAATGAATGAGGTACCATGGAATCACTTATTTCACCAGTGTTTAGGCTACAGGCCCAAGCATTTTCATCTTCAAAATTAATTACTTTAAGGAAGGCccaatttaaataatattagaTGTAATGTAATACTGAATCCGGGTATTATCTGCAAACTTgaaatgtgtttacagtatgAAAGAGTTTTGTTGTAATTCTTTTGTTTACCCTTTTCAACCATTTATGCATTTATACAGCTggggaaaataaaacaaacatttcttgtccctctgtctttctttatGTTTCCTGTTTCTGAAGATTTGTTGGATTTCTCAGatattaaattatataaaatgaaGCCtagaagacacaaacacaatacataaaacacaatgtatattatattgaaaataaaataggcAAATATTTGCTAATGGTTTGCATACTTTATTTCTGTGTATTGTGAAAATAAAGGTTTTTCATCATACAACTTATAATGCAAGAGACTTCATGAAAGGTAGCAAACACCAAGCTAAGATCATTTTTGGggtttttctgcctttattttgataggacaacaaaatgaaaaagggggaagacacacaggaaatcatcacaggtcagattcaaaccctggacctctgcatcaaggtataaacctctcagtatatgtgcgcctgctctacccactgagctaaTCCAGCCACACACAATTACCAGTCAAACCTAAAGACACACTTTTACTCTCTTGCTTTTAATATGTATATCCATCCTTGGGAAGGTTCTGCGGCAAATAGGCAGTGGGAATGTGTGACTTTTTTCTATCTTTTGTTctaatgttgttttattctatgtTATATTATTTGACTTTACCTTCGCCTAATTATATTCATGGAGTCTTGATTATGTATCTTCAAGGCATACTGTTTCGGTCTTCCCTGCTctacctgtaaagcactttgggtcaactgttgttcatttaaatgtgctatacaaactaaatgacttgacttgacttgactggTGGATATAGACTTTTTCCATAAATGACATGGAGGACAAACAAAATAGGGCCTATTGAGCAtaacaattattacaacaaTTCTCTCatattttggacttttttttttttttttatctcattcAGCTTTTTATCTTATCACATAGTTTTGACTATCTCATAACTtcaacttttatttcataattctgactttttatcTCATCTCATAATGTTGATTTATCTCataatttcaaattttttttaatctcataATTTCTACGTTTTATCTCAAAAAGTTGACTTGTTTACTCATAACAttaattttgactttttaatctCATGGTGCtgatttttaaaattaattttcaaATTATTTTGACGATTTATCTCAAATTTTGACTTTATATATCATATGGCTTTTTACATTTCGACTTTTTACAATATAATTATGGCTTTGTATCTAATAATTATGACATGGGAATGTTTGTATTATTGTAAAGTCTGTTAGCCTAGCTACTCACAAgagcttagctagctagctagctgctcccaCTGGCtgctcctttgacaaaaacagtaggTTGCTAGGCAACAGAAAAACAACCGGGCATGGATGGCGGACAGCACGCAAAGTGCAGGTTCgtagtaagctaacgttagttatatAACGTTCATAGATATATGTATAACGTTACCGTCTAGCTAGctactaacattagctagttTAAAATGATCATGTTCAGACAACAATAAAAGCGCCATAATCATTTCGATGGTTCGGTAGTTGAAAGTTATTATTGCTTCAGTAACGTTAATAAGCATAATAAGCTAACTCGTGTCTCTGTTCCTGTTTTTTCCCCCTATCTTCTGTCCATCAGAGGCCATAGTGTCAGATGTCCACAAGAAGATCAGAGCTGCTTTTGAAGCGTTTGACTATGAGTCTAACCACACAGTGGATGTCAGGTGAGTGCGGCGGCGGCGATGGCTCCCGTTGTTCTGCCAGGCTGAGATTGTTCTAATGTAAAAAACCCAAAACACCCTTCATGAAGGTCACAACTCATAACTTCAAACGCAGTGAATGTGAAGATGGAAGTTAGCAATATTAAGTCTATTCAACAAAGATCCTGTCAAGTCTAAATATATTTGGATAATATACACTCTTTCCCATATGCTGGGTTTGAACCTCATAATTTCAAACCATCAAGGACAGTAGCTAGAGTATAGACAGTTAATTAAATATGTGTATTTTATGAGGGGAAATCTGGCCCtgtagtttttttgtcttttcttttctttttttttaaatgaaactgaAATACCTTATTTGGGCTCTGGTAGAGCTAGGTGAATACGACATTACACTCAGTCTTTGCATGTAGTTAAATAGTGTGGTGGTCTAACATGGAGTTTGTTTTCCAGGGAGATCGGCACCATCATCTATTCCCTGGGTTGCTTCCCCACTCAGGCAAACCTTCATGACTTAATAGCTGAGGTCAGAACCGTGTTCACTTATATTTTCGCTGATATTTTGGATGAATAAAACAACTGGTCAAACTAATCAGTCATAACTAGGGACATTCACTTTACATATATGAGTTATGCAACAATACCGACTGTACCTGGATATCATTGTATTAAATTTACCATCATATGTTAGTTTTGAAAAttgcatttattgttttttgttttagcaCAAATGAATATTACCATCAGTGTACGGTGATATTATGATCTGTTTTGTTAGAAAATTctcaggttgttgttaaaaggCCAAAACTCAGCAGCCTTGTTCTGTTTAACCAGGTTGAAGAGGACCACACAGGATATATTCATTTGGACAAGTTCCTCCCAGCCATGACCAAAGTGCTGCTGGATCTCAAGTAAGACAGCTCTATTATATCCAATATATACTCTTCTTGACTGTTGCCATGTCGTGCTGTTTTGTATATCTAACTGAATTAATATAAATGCTGAATTTTGAGGTTGAGAAGATGCCAAGGCATGATTGCAAATAGGTGCACGTGTTAAAgcaaattatttattatacCGCGTGACTTTCAGCTAGAGGTTACTGAGGGAGCTAATAAATGACCTGACATTGGTACAAGTTTTCAGATtgcttttatatttgtttaataTCATGAGATAGTCACTGCAGTATTTCACAGAATATATGTGTGGTGTAAAAGTCTACAAAGACTGTTTTTTGATCATTAATCTTTCAGGTGATGTTTTTTCACCACCCGAGAAAATACCACATCAGACTtctttaaattatatatatatatatgtatatatatatatatgtcactttcttttacactttttcacttttctgtGCTTAAAGTGACTAAATGGGATCTAAAGTGTATACTCTGTAATACACAGTTTTGTTGTTATGTTAGCCACCTCTGACAATATTTCAGCATCACCTAAAACAAGTGAAAACCATAGGATCCTCTTACATAATAAAATCAGCACATTACAGTTCAGTTTGTACTGTAGTGTAAATCCGGCTTGGAAATGACTTATAAAAGCTATGTCAATTCCATCATGTTTCATCACAGTGTTTATGGTATGTCATCATGTCAAATGGGGGTTCTACCATACTATAGGCAACAGATACAAATAccaatggtgtgtgtgtgtgtgtgtgtgtgtgtgtgtgtgtgtgtgtgtgtgtgtgtgtgtgtgtgtgttaggttcCCTTCTATCCCTGAGGACCTTCTGCTTCAGGCCTTTGAGGTGAGATCAGCTTCTGTTTTCTCATATTCTCCATTGTTGTACTAAATACTTCACAGTATCTAAATTAAGGAGTTTAAACCTCTGTGAATATCATACTGTCAACAGAGTGATACTAACATCACAGGGttagtagtcttgcattgccagacacTATTAGTTGCTGATATTTGTTAAAGCATAAAGGCAAAAACACTGTTTCCAGGTTTtggacaaagaaaagaaagggtACCTGGAGCCTGAGGAGCTAACAAAGTACATGACACAGGAAGGTAAAGCAGAAGCTTTCAGTTTTAACTTTGTGATGTAAAGCAGATCGTCTCATAGATATTCTTTTGTGTCGAACATTCCCCTTACTTTCAATAAACAACCTACTGTAAAAAGTGTTTGTTGTGTTCGTTCATGGTTGTGTTTAAACCAGGTGAGGTCTTCACTCAGGAGGAGATGGATGAGATGCTGACAGCACTCGCTGACCCTGAGAAGAACCTCGTCTATTACAAAGACTTAATCAGCCAGCTGACCATTGACCCTGACATGTAAACAgtgtcacagtgtgtgtgtttggtgtttgtgtCCATGTCTGCATGTCTTAATGTGGTAGTTCCAATATGGTATAATAAACAAATGTACATATCTCCTCCTGACTTTATGTTTCGAGAATTGTCATTCAATTCAGATGAAATGTGATTTGCTCAAATTGGCAGATTTTGGATATGTATCCCAATTTTGGCATAACATGTCTACTGTGTGTTTTATGCTCCCATCCATTTACATATTGTACAACCTCACTTTCATTATGTCCAAGTCTTTCACAATCACATTAAaagtacatgtacagtataactCAATTGGAATAATACAGGTTTTAGCACTTTGTACATGTAACATAAGTCAGAAATCAGTATCAACACACAACACTGATTTACTCAGATTTGTTATATAGCTAATGCAAAATTGCttgtatttgtattgtttgttattTAAGAAAGAGTTTGCTGCTTGTCCCAAACCCAGGACCTGGGTTTAAAGTAGAGGCTGAGGCATAGTACTGggtcttaaaaaataaaattaaaataaactgcAGTGTATTAT carries:
- the efcab2 gene encoding dynein regulatory complex protein 8, with protein sequence MADSTQSAEAIVSDVHKKIRAAFEAFDYESNHTVDVREIGTIIYSLGCFPTQANLHDLIAEVEEDHTGYIHLDKFLPAMTKVLLDLKFPSIPEDLLLQAFEVLDKEKKGYLEPEELTKYMTQEGEVFTQEEMDEMLTALADPEKNLVYYKDLISQLTIDPDM
- the cgref1 gene encoding cell growth regulator with EF hand domain protein 1 → MQTGVFMESHLGRSVPCVLSLFLFINLCQAAPGLPGTQREESVDVRPAAVALANPFGTGEEDRRLLQSYIQSSLKDGQGGPEISTWEQEVFFLFRLYDYDRSGLLDGLEMMKLLSDYNSHHTPGAQANEPVVSMVDFLLQTQDLNQDGLLAPSELLSPSLPHTQDSSNNNAPHQKQEVAAEEKLSNPSTDEGKAGAAEHREEAHKKVQPHDEEQPQQEVKTEEEELINQVDEQHGQQIPEALAAEQGQDHKVPVHQGQPEM